The Coffea arabica cultivar ET-39 chromosome 8e, Coffea Arabica ET-39 HiFi, whole genome shotgun sequence genome window below encodes:
- the LOC113704721 gene encoding uncharacterized protein, translated as MLPVELVTALTKVAQALQAQTQLAQIQTVQTHNYGQEETQSYYEKMKMVYVPTFDGTPDPDLTEKWLDEIENNFALLQVAEEMKHLIIKPFLVGEANKWWATLEPTVAPPVSWTKFREEFLKYFFPPTMRMQKIDQFENLKQTLWISVVRYLNKFTVLERFVSSTMADVELKKYKFIRGLSNRIQIRVNTAYTSTFNDVLDASVKAEADCKRLDKDGRNKMAKLENELAMSGALKSGGRFRLIKKSRGSPLKITGLNTFPVCKTCGKIHRGKCRLKTTFPPCKTYGKIHRGECRIGTGACFECGQQGHRVMNCPNRKVEGDKSGNLTDKKPKVNARVRAMTDVEAEVSGDVVTGPLLINSVPAYVLFDCGTSHSFVAKKFANYLCIFHEWMDHSYRVAAPKNRILVSHTRYPNCSMELEDRRLRVDLVQINMSDFDVIIGMDRLTRHFAQIDCRKKRVLFIKSDEKDFSYQGNVRNRKIHKLPFLFAMQTYRAIRKGCEVYLAYVVDMEKEETPLEKIPVVKDFPDVFPEDLPSLSSDWEIEFEINIIPEANPISKAPYRMTPAESKEFKEQLQELLDKKFIRSHVSLWGVPVLFVKKKDGSLRLCIDYRELNRTTIKNKYLFPRIDDLFDQLKGVKVFSKINLRSGYHQLKIKVNDIQKSAFHKRYGHYKFFIMPFGLTNAPAAFMDFDESGCVLMQNGRVIVYAFRQLKPYKQNYRTHDLELAAVVFALKIWRHYLYDVQCEIFTDHKSLKYLFTQRELNMRQKR; from the exons ATGTTACCCGTAGAATTAGTGACTGCACTAACCAAGGTAGCCCAAGCATTACAAGCCCAAACACAATTAGCACAGATTCAGACTGTTCAAACCCATAATTATGGACAAGAGGAAACTCAATCATATTATGAGAAGATGAAAATGGTTTATGTCCCTACCTTTGATGGAACTCCTGACCCAGATTTGACAGAAAAGTGGTTAGAcgaaatagaaaataattttgcACTTTTGCAAGTGGCGGAGGAGATGAAACACCTAATCATCAAACCCTTTTTGGTAGGAGAAGCCAATAAGTGGTGGGCAACTCTAGAGCCTACCGTCGCCCCACCAGTAAGTTGGACAAAATTTAGAGAAGAATTCTTGAAATATTTTTTCCCACCTACCATGAGAATGCAGAAAATAGatcaatttgaaaatttgaaacaaaCATTATGGATATCTGTGGTGCGGTATTTGAATAAGTTCACGGTGCTAGAAAGGTTTGTGTCGTCGACAATGGCGGATGTTGAGTTGAAGAAATATAAGTTTATACGGGGATTGTCGAATAGGATTCAAATTAGGGTGAACACCGCTTACACCTCTACGTTTAATGACGTGTTAGACGCCAGCGTTAAAGCTGAAGCTGATTGCAAGAGATTAGATAAAGATGGTAGGAATAAAATGGCTAAACTAGAAAATGAACTTGCAATGTCAGGAGCACTAAAATCCGGAGGAAGGTTCCGCTTAATTAAGAAAAGTCGTGGGTCACCACTGAAGATAACTGGACTAAATACCTTCCCTGTGTGCAAAACTTGCGGGAAGATCCATCGGGGAAAATGTCGACTTAAGACGACTTTCCCTCCGTGCAAAACTTATGGGAAGATACATCGAGGGGAATGCCGAATTGGAACAGGAGCTTGTTTTGAATGTGGACAGCAGGGGCATAGGGTTATGAATTGTCCAAATAGAAAGGTGGAAGGAGATAAGAGTGGCAATCTCACTGATAAGAAGCCAAAGGTTAACGCGAGGGTGCGTGCCATGACTGACGTTGAGGCGGAGGTGTCAGGCGACGTGGTCACAGGTCCTCTTCTAATTAATTCTGTGCCTGCATACGTGCTATTTGATTGTGGAACTAGTCATTCTTTTGTtgctaaaaaatttgcaaattacTTATGCATATTTCATGAATGGATGGATCATTCCTACCGTGTGGCTGCTCCAAAAAATAGAATCCTAGTGTCTCATACTAGATATCCAAATTGTAGTATGGAATTGGAGGATAGGAGATTACGAGTGGATCTAGTACAAATAAATATGAGTGATTTTGATGTTATCATAGGAATGGATAGACTAACTAGACATTTTGCACAAATCGATTGTAGGAAGAAGAGGGTATTATTCATAAAATCGGACGAGAAGGATTTCTCATACCAAGGAAATGTTAGGAATAGGAAAATTCATAAGTTACCTTTTCTATTTGCCATGCAGACGTATAGGGCAATAAGAAAAGGATGTGAGGTATATTTGGCTTATGTTGTAGATATGGAGAAAGAGGAGACGCCTTTAGAAAAGATTCCAGTGGTGAAGGACTTTCCTGACGTATTTCCGGAAGACCTTCCCAGTCTATCTTCGGATTGGGAAATAgagtttgaaataaatattataccTGAGGCGAATCCCATATCTAAAGCACCCTATAGAATGACGCCTGCAGAGTCAAAGGAATTCAAGGAGCAATTACAGGAATTATTGGATAAGAAATTCATTAGATCTCATGTTTCTCTTTGGGGTGTGCCAGTACtatttgtaaagaagaaagatggtagTTTGAGATTGTGTATCGATTATAGGGAGCTGAATAGGACCAcaataaagaacaagtacctcttTCCAAGGATAGATGATCTTTTTGATCAATTGAAGGGAGTTAAAGTATTTTCTAAGATAAATTTGAGATCGGGATATCATCAATTGAAGATTAAAGTCAATGACATCCAGAAAAGTGCATTTCATAAGAGGTACGGGcactataaattttttataatgcCTTTTGGATTGACCAATGCTCCAGCAGCCTTTATGGATTTTGATGAATCGG GGtgcgttttgatgcaaaatgggAGAGTGATTGTTTATGCTTTCCGCCAACTGAAACCTTACAAGCAGAATTATCGAACGCATGATTTGGAATTGGCAGCAGTGGTATTTGCATTGAAAATATGGAGGCATTACTTATATGATGTGCAATGTGAGATTTTTACCGATCACAAGAGTCTCAAGTATCTATTCACTCAAAGggaattgaacatgagacaaAAGAGGTGA